Genomic segment of Schistocerca piceifrons isolate TAMUIC-IGC-003096 chromosome 1, iqSchPice1.1, whole genome shotgun sequence:
CTCACATCAGCTACGGCATTCAGAACAGGCTGTTGGAGAATGCgagacgtaggtgcgcagaacaagcctaaactcgaccgccatcgttcgtgaccgCAACTACAGTGCATaaattataaattatgacttcctttgaataaaatatatagtactaaaatttacgatggtttagcgACAGTGTAACATTTCCCTCCTTCATTGTTTTAGGGTTAAAAAGCAAAAGAATGTGTAACTTCGGTAAAACACCAGTTACGTCATTCACTTTGCCAGTAATGTAAACTGCGAGCGTTAGTGACTGATTCAGTAGTTTTTGTAGAAAACTACTTGGCTTGTCTGCATTTTTTAAAGTAGACTGTTTTTGCATGACGGAGTACATACTTGTATCGAAGCAAGTCGACTAGGTATTTTATCAGATAATTACGGGGTTCATGATCAGCACGTAACTATCAGACGTGTTGTAAGTCGTAAACCTACAGGGACAATGAAGTAGTTAACAAAACTTTTCGGTCTTACGAAATGTTCTTTTGTAACTAAACAGCGAACATCACCAGCGGAGGATCCCCGTGAGAACTGTAGATCACAGCAACTATCGAAACTGGAATagtaaaaactaatagttacaccAAACATAAGACGCTTCTTATATCATTTGAGTTAACTCTTTATTACTCTCGAAACCTTGTTGGGCAACGTTCTGCGAATGTCACAGCTACATTGTCTGTATTATCCTTTCTATTCTGCTATTGAGAAAAACCTGATATTAATTGCATTATTTGTATACGATTAGTTTGTGCTCATATCAAGAAATGATTGTAAACAAAGCCGTATTGTTGCAGGTTTACTTACTTCGTTGTCAAATCTAAATGCTTCCGTCACTTAAGTAATACGTCTCAGGTTTTGTGTCATCGAAGAACTGGGCGCAATAAGTGTGAGTTACCCTTGCGAAGAACAATCTTGCTCTTTTCAGGGGATAGCAAGAATTTTGGAGTGTGATGACAAAGGTGAAAAAATCATCATCTGATTTTGTTTTATAAAGATAACTGTCAGTGGACGAGTTACAGCTAAAGATTTGGGCTGCAGTATCAGCGAAAACGCAGCCATGAGAGAACAGTACCTGGCAGTTTTACACTGCGATAATTGTCAATGGCTCAGTGAATTCGTGCTTCAAGGAAGTGGCCACGAGTTCCATGGCGAAGATGCCGCAGAGCACGAGTACTCACAGCCTTAAAACGACCTACGGTTAAGGTGGCACACGTACAAAAATTTCGGTTCGCAAATGTTACGTTAGTGATCTCTTCATGTAAAATTCATTGCAAATCATATTCACTACTTTGAACATTTCCTCGTGAATAACATTGGGAGTGCTAGCAGAAATCTAAGTGCGTAACTGGAAAGATTCTTGCCTTAGAAAATGAGCAAAGTAAAGTACCACTTACTCATGAGGCTCCTGCCCAGCCTATCGCAAGCTGCTCGTTGGAGTACGCAGTCGATCTCCCTCTTGACGAGCTGCGAGTCCTTCAGCAGCTGTGAGATGTCGCGTGCCCCAAGTGAGGGCAACTGCTGCCCGCTGTTCAGCGCCGCTAGCCCCAAGGTTACTACGACTATCACCGCGCTCGTCTGCATGGCGCTCTGCTGTGCTTTCTGGCCAAATGCTCACGGAGCGGCGCTTTTATACCGGAGTTGCAGCCAACACTCCAACGGGTACGGTTCCTTAGCTATCTGGTCGCGATTGCGCAACTCGCTCGTTGCTGCAGGAAGAAACAGTCGTTTCCTTTGGCGCACGGAGAGGTGATTTAAAAGTCATTTGACCGGTGAGCTGGTCATTCTGCTACGATGCTAGCCGATTTATTCCTCTTTCTGACGTAATGACTTCAACCAGGAAGTGAAATGGACTGAGAATTTTTCGTAAGGACTGAAAACGCAAGACTTCATTTTAATAAGGAAGACGGACACTCATGAAGGTTACACGAGCAAGTTGAAGTTTTAATTGAGATGCTAGGTGACTACAGGAATTTTGATTTTATGTGCCATTATGCAACACGACTCACAAAACGCCAGCAAGAAGATCAAAAACACGTAATGATGTCATGATTTGGCACTTTAAATAAGAAAATGTATAACAGGCTAGGAGGTTCTGTCTGTTTATTCGCTGTGGATGcgattatttattaagttttctcctgctGGAAGATTACAAAGTTTTCTGCTTTCTGCGGTGAACGGCAGCGCTGTAACCGGgggaagatttaataattttctatTGCGGTGTCAGCCGTACTTAAGGCCGTAGTTACGACGATAGAATTTAGAGGCAATAATTCTGCGGTATGTTATGCGAGTACAGAAAAAAACTTAGCGGGGGAGCGAACGACAGATTCACTTACAGCAAGACTTGCAGCCAGTTTACACTGTGGTGGAAACAGTTTATCCTTGTCATCCATTCTTGAATACTGTCCCACAGGTGTGAATGCCTTCACGGTAGGCTTAATGGTCATACAGGGAGAATCAGAACAAAGTTTTTAGAGCAAGGTTAATGACAAATTTTCGAGAGCCAGCGAATGAGAAAGACTGCAAACAGTTTACCTGCCATCGGTGTGTGGCGAAAGACCAATAAAATAAGGCGGTATAGATTGAATTCTGAGGAATTCCGCTTCATTTACATAAAAGCCGTTCGTACGTTTTTTCTCCGTCATGCCCTGAGTTGCTTGCGGGGCATAAATGTACGTACAAATATTAGCAGAaatctacaaaaaatggctctgagcactatgcgacttaacttctgaggtcatcagtcgcctagaacttagaactaattaaacctaactaacctaaggaaatcacacacatccatgcccgaggcaggattcgaaccagcggtagttcggctccagactgtagcgccgagaaccgcacggccaatacgGCCGGCAGAAATCTACATttacagttcacacttaagtgcctggcagagagttcatttaAGCATTTTCAGCCCATTCCTTCACCGTTGCACTCCCGATTAACACttcggaaaaatgaacacctaaatttttTCGTGTGACTTCTGACGTATTTTATCACGATGGTCGTTTCTCCTTAGGTAGTtgtgcgtcaacaaaatattttcgctttgggaagagaaacttggtgattgcaATTTGGTGAAAAGATCACGCTGCAAAGAAGAACTCCATTGTTTTCATGATTCAACTCCAACTCACTTATCACATCTGTCTTAGTCTCCTCCCTATTTCGGGACAACACAAAActaggtgcccttctttgaactttctctttgtCTTAagttaattcaaaataaaaatacagacaataaaaGCAAAGTAATATAGGATGTTATaaacaagaaactgaaaaaaggcagGCGCAAATGTAATACCATAAAAATCAAAGATGGAGGCAGAATTATAAAAATTCCTGAGGAATTATCAGATTTTCTAAATGATTATTTTTCTGGCATTGCggagaaactgcagcaaaatcTGCCTTAAACACGAACAGCAACCACAGTGACCTACAGAGCAAGCACGACTATGATGTTTCCCACAGCAGATATGAAGTCAGGAAGACAATGCAACAGTTACAAATGAGAATTCAGCGGACATAGATGAGTTTCCTGTCTCCGTGCTGAAGGTGTGCATAGATAAAACATACAAATCCCATTAACAAAGAATAAATGAGTTCTGTAGTTCACATATTTTTCCAGCGTACATGATACATGCACGAGTTATGGCCTTACTGAAGAAAAGTAATGTGGAAACCATTGAAAATTACAGACCAGTTTTACAACTGTTGGCATTCCAAAAAAATAAGGGAGTGAATAATTGAAGATAGACTATTGAGTTACATTAATAAATACCCTAATTTTTCCACAGTGGTAAAAGTACGTTATCGACCACTGCAGTGTTTACGTAATTGGTTCTCGAAGCTCTTGACAAGGATGACTGTGTTCGGGTAGGTTAGGCGTAAGCCTAGGCTTGCGGAAtgcatttgacactgttgaccatagAATAGTACTAAACAAACTAGGAACGCTGGGTTAAGAATAATAGCGAACGAGTGGTTCTAGTTCTACCTGCAGAGCAGGGTATAAAATGTAGTTTTAGTTCAGACGCCAGCTTTTGATAAACATAGTTGTGTTCTCACGGTAGTGTATTGGGTCTATTTCGGTTCTTAACATGTATCAGTGACTTTCTAGATAGAATAAGACATGGAGaaaaagttctctttgctgatCACAGCAACATCATAGCCAATGATGAAACACCAGAACTTGTATTAGAGAAGAGAAATGAAACTCGCAAAAATGTTTGCGATTGGGCAGTATGTAATAACATACAAAACAAACAATACGCACTTCAACATAAAAATGGAACTCAACTATGTCGCATTAAAGATGGGCGATAAATTTGTAGTGGTGTAATAAGCACAAACTTTTTATGATGAGCATTGATTGTCAGCTAACATGGGATGAACACACAAAGTTAatatcaataagaatgtcatcaaaaAGTTACTCTCTTAGAGGTTTAGCATTAGTTCGAAACAGCCATTGTCTTGTAGTGATGTACAGTGACTTCTTAGGTATGAGATTTTTCTCTGGAGAGCGAAAGCATACAACGTGGACACGGGTGTTCAACTGCAGGAAGGGGCCGTAAGAACAATGACTGGTAATAGTAGTCGGGCTCATTATAAAGAGCTATTTAAAAATTGTGCATCTTTACCGTACCAAGCGAGAACATCTACCCTTCTGTTGTGCATATCGGAGAAAACTTTACTAAGTGTTTCACTGATAGTTCTGTACACAATCATGAAATAAGAGCCAGTTTGCACTTAAAATTAGTAAGGCAATACAAACGAAATGAAAATCATTGCTATAACATGtctgtttaaaaaggcagttaaaacgTTCTTCATAAGTAAGGCATACTACACAAAGACTACTTAGAAGACTCAGAGTGATGGGTGGTAATGAAAGGGGATAACTAGAACACCCTGTCACATTCCAGTACATGATCATGGCTTCTCTCTTTCACAAGGAAGTTACGCGTCAAGATGTAAAATGCACGATAGTAATGCCTTGTCATTCTCCTGATTTCAGCTCATTGTGAGGAGAgggtgactcagtttttcaggtagATCGAGGAGCATAGTAGAAAATTTTGGGCATCGGGTTGACTTTCTGAACAGGCTAGAGTTGGTGCAAGGGACACAGTCGCATCTTCACACTGAAAGAGTCGCCTGCGGGTGTCAGTGTGTTCGGCGATGAAGAACGAAACTACATTTCATTTTTACAAGTTACCTGAAACAAACTGTGTGTAAATGAAGGAACATTGGACAATAAGGATCAAACGAACGGCGCATTGCAGCTTTTAAGACAATGAcctcatattcgggaggatggaGTTACTCTATCCGGCCTTCCTTATTTGTGTTTTCCTTGTATTTTCTAAATCAATCATATTCTCATAAAGCATtgtactgtactgcactgcattACCCTGACAATTCCTGTATGATTGTGAGATGGTCCTTAGATGAATAAagataaacaagtaaataaatgcaacagtactccagaaaaggACAGGCTAGCGTGATGAAGGCAGTCCCTTCTGTAGATACTACTGGAGGTGGTTACTACAATCTTTTAGAAGATTATATGAAGTGTACTGCACTTTAGTTCTAATATTCCACAGCAGCAGCTTCAAATTTTTATGTAAGGGATCAGATCAAAATCTTAAAATGTATAGTAATTTTTAGCTAGTGCGTGCATCGCCTCCGGGAAACACGGCGACAATAAGGAATTAATGTACCGATAAACTACCACAGCTCGCGTATTATTTGAGTTATTATTAGTTTTACTCAGCAGACGGTATCATCTTCATATCTTCATTGCCCTGATGATAATACGtcaaatgtaattatctgtttcCTGTTGTTTCACATGCCCATAGGAAACTTTGCTGTATGCTTAGGCGATTTAAAAGGTAGTTTGATGGCATGTAATTTTCTAGTGTTGAGCTTCAGCGCAATTAAATTATAGCCTCAAAGACGATGGCACGTTCACAAAAAAAGCTGAACTACGACGTACTTGACTGTAACCACACATGCGCGTGCTCTTGTTCGTCTTCAAAACAACGGAAGCTCCTTTCTGTCACGATGCCTCTCGGAATGTAGCAGTCACATCGAAATCTTTTTGGTGCGGGGGTTGAGTAAGTCTACTTTTTCATTGCCTCCCAAGCAGACTATTTTCTGTTGTCTGTTTTCTTTTGTGTTCCCTTGGATAATATTTGTCCTCATTCTTCGGGCTGACTGGATCAGCTTTGCAATGCATATCCGAGACGCATCACTTCCGTGAGGAACAAATGTCACTTCAGTGAATAAGTGTAGTAATTGCTGAGTACGATATGTACTGACATGACCAGTGCTATATTGTTACATATGCAGTTCGACAAATAACTTGAGTGAAATAGCGTAGCGAGAAGTTCCCTCGGCCGACAGGGAAAGATTGTGTTTGTAAGCTAAAAGTGCATATTTCAACAGAATCTAGTTTTAGGTTAACGAAATTTGGTGAATGTTTTCCATATGAGTAGATCCGATGGCCTAAATAGTTCCTGGAATGTCTCCAAATACCCATCTACAGGTACGATAATTTACTCCTCGGACTCTGAATGCTTTCCATCCACGAATTTCTTTAGAGAGTAAGTAGAAGTGAGATGGTACCAAGGCTGCTGTAAATGTTAGATATCCTAATTACTCGTGTTTGATAAAACATgagttcttttttttcctttgtattcAAAGCTATTATTGCTTTATACTGTAAAAAGTAATCAGTAAGGAAAATTCCTTTTACATGATTGACAACAGTGGCCCTGTGTAATCTTTCGGCAGAataaatctgcttagtgttttctgGTTACAGGGATACCAGTTTCCTGAAGCATTATCGAAATGTGAATATAACACACGTACGAAGACAAGGAAGGGCTTTCCAGAACATACTTACGTTCTTCTGGTAATTAAAACTAGCGCTACATTTAAATGGTCCTTACGCCACCTACGTCTGATTTCTACAATGGGCATTTCTTAATTTGTAGGTGACGCATTCAAAGAGTCCATTACCTTTTCTGTCTTTCCGTAATCTGAGGTAATCACCTCTTCTTCGACTGgacattaaattctaatcttctCTCCTCCAAGAGTAAAAGTATCATGTCTCACTCTTCGCTCGTTAGTATTTTCCTTGTATTAAGCTACCAATTCTTATTTTCACTGGAGACAAGAGAATATTTTAAGTAAACATTGGAATCTTAAAATTTTGGAATAGTATATAGGACCCTATGTTTGGTGCCGTCATTGGAATTTTTTAGGTGAACTGAACATTTTTATTGACTAATTAGACAACTTGAAACAGTTGACAGGTAGTAGGTAGGATCAAAACAGTGATTCTAGGAATAATATGGAATTAAGTTTCCTGTTAGTAAATGTTAATAAATCATGTATTAGGTAATTAAAAAAGTCGGTTAACTTGACCAatttacaaggactacagtagacGACTGGATGAGAGCACGTCCACGTTACTCGTGTGTGCGGCCACTCACGATTGCAGAGCCGTGTCGGTGTCGGAGACGATGCCAGGAACAGCAGCGGCAGATACAGGACCTGTCGGTGGTCCTGCTAActgttctggtggtggtggtggtggtggtggtggtggtggcggcggcctgACGTTGGAGACGGCGAGCCAAAAGTGCCATCTCGCGATAGGCTTCCGGGTAATGCTTTGCCATCAGTCTTTTTAGCTTCCTCGTAAACAGCTTCTCGTTAATGGAACATTTCCTACAATTCTGGTCCATCATGAAAGGTACCAAACCTGTACAATAAGCACTCACATTATAGACACTTGGTTATTGCAGACAGTGATTACATTTGCCGAAGATCATTCTGCTTGTAGAAGGGGTTCAAACAAGTTAACGATTCCATTGATTACACCACATTTACGCTAGAAGCTTAGTCGTGTCCTCAGTTGCAGTTAGTGAAGATCTTAGTGGGTCGAAAAACTTTATCTTCTCTCAATAAAGCCGACAGAGCTTTAGCAACCATATCAGTACACAAAAACCTAGAACTTAACTGTTTAtagatcgtattttctttgtttcgtcgccTCATGATATTAATCTTCAAAAACAGATTTCAAGGCAAAAAATTGCTTGAGCGTGGATCTGAAGGAAGTGGAATAAAAACTGTATTTGGATTACGTCTGGAAAACTGATAGGATTGAGAATTGGAAGAAGACGTGCTCGATTAGTGACAGACTTGCTTCTACAGAAGTGCATTTGAGAAATATATGAAGAATTCTCATGGGAACAATTTAAGCAATTTGTACTGCACACGATGACTTCTGTTTAAACCTTCAGAGAACATTCAAATAAGTTACTATTCCAGCTCCACTCCTCTATCTGTATACTAGCGCAGTATGCCTAAAAAACCGTTTCCTAAAAACTGGGAAATCAATCAACGTATAGAATCGTAGGGCAGTAATTATTAATAGCGCAACTTTTGTCATCGGAAGATGGCAAAATTGGTAAATCATATTTTCGGACGAATAAAAAATAGTTTAAATGTAAATCTGTCAATGTAATCATGAAATCATTAGGAGGTCTAAAttgaagagaaaaatgaaataaataattagctGCACCACATATGGGTGTTTTAAGAGCAGTACTCGGAAATTCACAGATTGAACCCGAAGTTAGACGATTAAATTTACGGGGCTGTTTAGAAATATTACCTGGGTGTTTTGGTATGAGGGACTCGTGGCTTCCTGTGCCTCATTACAAACTAATAATTTAATTGTGTATGAGAGAACgtgcaccatttttttttgaatCGGCAGCTGTGAATATATATGATGTGAAAGAAATTCAGACCTCAGCCGTAATTGGGCACTGAAGTAAATCCAGTGGCTATAAGTGTAAATTTGTGCTCGTTTTGCCTGAGCGATAGCCTTAACTGCTTCGGTTACCCGAGCACGCTTTCCTTTTCCCATTACTTCATTGCTCGCAGCTTCGtctgattcccgcaagagttcggaaGTAGTGCCCATCCGCGCTGAAGGTATCATTATTCGCCGTCAGGCGATATTTTGTGCTTGTGCTTGAACAGCGTCCCAAGTTTTGTCCGAGTTAGGATTCACCTTTATTGTGAAAGATTCGGGGAAATAGTTGTGAAAAAAGAAAGCAGTCGACGTACGAAATGAGTGGAAACAGTAACAGTAGAAGATAAACGAGTAATCGGCGATCAACTTGGCGAGCATTCTCTCGGCTTTGATGCCCACTGGTTGAATTCCTGTTAGGATTCGGACTATGGGTAGTTAAAGGTTCGGTAATCCACGTAGAAACGATCAAACTTCAGTTTAGGACTAACGTGTGCATGCATTGAGGTATAGGAAATTTCGGAAGTCAAACATCATGAAGAGGATTCTTTAACTTTGTTAATAGTCTCATTAATGTGTTATTACTTCAAACTGAAAGCAttactatttacaaaataaaaatatgtccaagaatcaaaataattaaaaacaccaAGAATGAGCTGCTGGACGTCGCCATGCAAAAACTTCAAGAAGAGTTTGGAAAAATTTGAAATGAGTGTGAAGAAAGGGGGCTATAATAACTTAAAAACAGCTTTTGTGTGATTCTGTACTACAATATTCAAATGTGCAGTTACACTGATAATACAAATTACATAGGCGTTAGATAGAATCAAACAGAAAAGTGGCCAAGTTTTGAAACGAGAGAGAATTCTATTGTACACAGGGAGCTTAGTTTTGAGCTGGCTGTAAGTGATCAAATTTTGAGGAAGGAAACAGGAAGTTGCGATTCATTCTGGATGTAAGTATGCTGAGACAATAGATCATTATCATACAACAAATATTGTGTAACCATTCGTAACCACTTAAAATTTGGTGATCCAGAAAACGCCAGCTGCAAAATGGGACATAAACTTTCGGTGAAACTCTGATACTAACCAAAAGTTTTttaacattaataaattctgtgtgTTTCACGGACAAACAGCGATAGTCTTCTCCAATTGTAGTAAGGTTACCTAAAATGATCGCCGTGTGAATGAGGAGTTGTTACTGCACGAATTGTGTTCGAAATGAAACGATTTGTATCCTCGCTAACTCAGCTGATTTAATTAGTATTTGTCTGAAATATTTAAGCTATACGATTTCCTCATCCACCTACAGAAAAGTCATATTGCAACAGGGTACAATGCATACGTTTCGCATCgggttttcttatgtttccttcctTCATTTCGCTCGAAACATGAAACAGTTACGTTGATTTACAGTATACATATTTATATTTGACGATAATTGTGTTAACTGTTAGATAttgctatacagggtgtaaattttaagttgacaaaccagaataactctaaaaataagcttcacacgaaaaaatgtgtagaatccaaagttgattattttcgagggggacaagtgctggtgctaaaattagctctCCACCTCAGCCACGTGGAGGTTGGGCGGGAGGCAACTtacaatttcaaatgggaacccccatttttttattgcagaatcagattcgaCACAAAAAAAAACTAcgtatattttgtcttaaacatttgttttgattcttggtagctggcgctgtaattcaagaaaatccatgttctcatttttgcgtggaaaatggttacggataaattaaGTTTTGTTCGTTTCGTggtcatttgtaaaactctaattcctctctctgaaaccccaccctatggggtgACGggaagagttttagttttagcgaatcaaaatttacgaagtaagtaTTTTTTATTGATCCTTAACCATTTTCCACACAACGGGGCTCGGGTGGCGGGCTAATTCTAGCACCAGTAGATGTCCCCCTCGAGCAGatatccccctcgaaaataatcaactttggattctacacatttttttcgtgtgaagcttattttaggAGTtactctggtttgtcaacttaaaatttacaccctgtatatgcagggtGAAACAGAACTCCACACTTTCAGTGGTGgaagtatggactaaaacaagacaaacataTCCACTAAACATGGCACTGAAATGCGTACCTTAACAGATGTGaagacttgttcatcttcgctactgtgaaacacatctcttctatgaagcttcctggcagattaaaactgtgtgccggaccgagattcgaactcgggacctttgcctttcgcgggcaagagctctaccaactgagctacccaagcacgactcacgccccgtcctcacagctttacttctgccagtatctcgcctcctaccttccaaactttacagaagctctccttcgaaccttgcagaactagcactcctgaaagaaaggatatagcggagacatggcttagccacagcctgggggctagttctgccaggttctcaggagagcttctgtaaagtttcgtttTCTTCATTTTTCCACTTGTCCTTTTATTTCTTGGCATCCACATTGTTTCTAGTTTCGTATATTTCGAGTGTGTGTCATCTCATTCCTGCATTCACATTGAGAGCCAGTTTAAAGTTTTTTTCAGTTTAATTAAGTGATATGAAATGTAAGTGACTTCTAAAAGTGACATCTAAAATATTTCCTCACAAATATTTATACTCCGTTGTGTAGTTACAAGGTAACAACGACCGTTCTCTCAAACTACTGTATATTCTATCGTTAAATTTCAGAATTTACTGCATTCAAAATTGCGGTAATTTCGTGCAAATACACTGCCTGGTAGTGATGAATCTATAAGACATGGTCGTATGTCACCGTGCTTCgtgcgggtatgtaaatgattacagtgcTGGCACATGTAAGGTGTACCCGTTAGTGGCAGGTGGAACAGACACCAGATGCTTTAGTGTTGTGACCGGTCCTGATGGGGTATATAACGTGCGTGAACCTCTTCAGGTGTTAAGTGACCATTGCGAAGGGCATAGAGATACCGGGTATTAGTATATAACAGAGTTATCAGCACCAGACAGAGGTTGAAAGAGCTTCATTGTGGGTCTCTATTTCATcgtctggtcgaatcgtgcaatatctagaTTTATGGTGCATTCTGATGTGACTGGCGCCGGGAACGTTAGTGGAGTGAGACTCATCGTCAAGGTTCCGCTCGACCGCATCTGACCGCGTCTAGGGAGAATGCagtattgtgcaccaagaacatcgtaaccccttcacatatgCACCTGTCACCCGACAACAAGTATTGAAGTGTCATCCCCCACCccggtcagagactagcagcagtcagACTGGGGAATTACCGTCATAAGCTTAGGCTGCGGTTAGCACCGCAACACGAACGGCTGCGTTTGAAGTGGTGCCGAGAGAGGAATACATGGATTACTGATGAATGGCACGCGCGTTGTATTAGTGATAAATCGCTTTCCAGCACTACCCCAGATAAACATCGTCGACGAATGTGGCAGCAACCTGGGAAGAGGCCCCACTCTTCTTAAGCCTTGGAGGTGCACAGGCGAGTTATTGTGTTATCGTGTGGGAGCCAttgagtatgacttcaggtcacggctgggaGTGAGTAATTGAATTCTGACAGCACAACGGTATTTTACAggcatcctgtgtcctcatgtgtgaCCTCAAATGCTACAGCATTTGCAGTGTCATGTTTTAACAGGACAGTACCAGCCCACAAATAGCAAGTGTCTAAT
This window contains:
- the LOC124710463 gene encoding allergen Tha p 1-like; translated protein: MWACSALLPLAAFATIAVAVAAAAAAGHQDPSLTAFINADWSAYLSDRAAVERHIKCVLDKMPCDADGLKLKSLVPFMMDQNCRKCSINEKLFTRKLKRLMAKHYPEAYREMALLARRLQRQAAATTTTTTTTTTRTVSRTTDRSCICRCCSWHRLRHRHGSAIGRFRR